A section of the Pochonia chlamydosporia 170 chromosome 2, whole genome shotgun sequence genome encodes:
- a CDS encoding zinc finger protein (similar to Metarhizium acridum CQMa 102 XP_007813120.1) produces MASQSPRDGHLDAAAGREVVFCHACSNEWYREDHGLMCPYCESEITEIVSPENDPRHMDDSSGSTSPGLPPLRFADDSDPEEADIEEHMGPHGFSFRRSTRAGPNDIHHDPSIDPVVQRFQDIIHSLGQPPRRAPPINLFGRPENDTFGPPRVHRTTFTSGPFGGGTASVTIFTTPGFVSRGGPGSGGIGGVGGDGDEEPLHRGNIDPFQAIFSNVIRDMGPPDRPGEDSPQLGIARGLREILNLLNTGNTRMGDVVYSQEVYDQILTGLGEMYESSNRPTRVSDEKIDQLQRTTVDEEFLKPGGKECSICLEAMELNDVATNLPCKHWFHDKCVVPWLKVGNTCPVCRTPVEAPEQAQENNRQGSSTGGAAASGSNSNPLHPNASTPTASFSRHNSDQTRSPGSRPTDGADTPTGRAAADMVSSVSLEPQPRPSNPSQSRLNEALRSVANLQREQNHDRRNRATTSGFSYDTSRLQRRTSHSPPSPRATNLTEQGARMRQRSPSESDRRGNGDREPRRQSGALNWLRERLGGSNGSGSTQGQTRDQQQP; encoded by the exons ATGGCTTCTCAAAGCCCTCGTGATGGCCATCTCGATGCTGCAGCCGGCCGTGAGGTGGTCTTTTGTCACGCCTGTTCCAACGAATGGTATCGCGAGGACCACGGACTGATGTGCCCATATTGCGAAAGCGAAATTACAGAAATT GTGAGCCCTGAGAATGACCCCCGACATATGGATGATTCGTCAGGTTCTACGTCTCCGGGATTGCCACCGCTACGATTTGCAGACGACTCAGACCCAGAGGAAGCAGATATAGAGGAGCATATGGGTCCGCACGGCTTTAGCTTCCGGAGGAGCACTCGAGCCGGTCCAAATGACATACATCACGATCCGTCGATCGATCCAGTAGTGCAGCGGTTCCAGGATATAATACATAGCCTAGgtcaacctcctcgccgAGCTCCGCCTATCAACTTGTTCGGCCGACCAGAAAACGATACCTTTGGACCCCCTCGAGTCCATCGTACTACATTCACATCCGGACCCTTCGGTGGAGGAACCGCATCGGTTACGATATTTACTACACCCGGGTTCGTGTCTCGCGGTGGTCCTGGTAGTGGTGGTATcggtggcgttggcggcgatggcgatgaggaaCCCTTACATCGGGGAAACATTGATCCTTTCCAAGC CATCTTTTCCAATGTCATTCGTGATATGGGCCCGCCGGACCGGCCTGGTGAAGACAGTCCTCAACTTGGGATTGCTAGGGGTCTGCGAGAGATTCTGAATCTCTTGAACACGGGCAATACTAGGATGGGCGATGTTGTGTACTCTCAAGAGGTATATGATCAAATTCTCACAGGACTTGGGGAGATGTACGAGTCCAGCAACCGCCCTACGAGAGTGTCAGATGAAAAAATCGACCAGTTGCAACGCACCACCGTGGACGAAGAATTCTTGAAGCCCGGAGGCAAAGAATGCTCGATCTGTTTAGAAGCAATGGAGCTGAATGACGTGGCTACAAATCTCCCCTGCAAGCATTGGTTTCACGATAAGTGTGTTGTGCCGTGGTTAAAGGTGGGCAATACATGCCCGGTTTGTCGAACCCCGGTTGAGGCGCCGGAGCAAGCACAAGAGAACAACAGACAAGGGAGCAGCACAGGCGGTGCCGCTGCATCTGGATCAAACAGCAatcctcttcatcccaaTGCCTCTACGCCAACTGCAAGTTTTAGCCGGCATAATTCGGATCAGACCCGAAGTCCTGGAAGTAGACCTACCGACGGCGCGGACACCCCCACGGGTAGAGCAGCGGCAGACATGGTTTCGTCAGTTAGTTTGGAACCCCAGCCTCGGCCATccaatccaagccaaagcagaTTGAACGAGGCTCTCCGTAGCGTGGCAAACCTACAGCGAGAACAGAATCATGATAGACGGAATCGGGCAACCACCTCTGGGTTCAGCTATGACACGTCGCGACTGCAGCGTAGGACGTCGCACTCGcccccaagtccaagggCGACCAATTTGACAGAGCAGGGAGCTCGGATGCGACAAAGGAGCCCTTCCGAAAGTGACAGGCGAGGAAACGGAGATCGAGAGCCTCGGCGACAATCTGGCGCGCTTAACTGGCTTCGAGAGCGATTGGGCGGTAGCAACGGAAGCGGAAGCACTCAAGGTCAAACCCGggaccagcaacaacctTGA